A portion of the Streptomyces sp. NBC_00376 genome contains these proteins:
- a CDS encoding LacI family DNA-binding transcriptional regulator encodes MSGVTIHQVAEAAGVSASTVSNVLNGRTDRMQAATLARVEQVIEQLSYRPNRAARMLRTGRIKVIGLIVPSVANPFWGALARELEAIALAEGYHVLLCNSERDAARELKYGEELLADGVSGVVLCSSLPSLDHMTPLLSRGLKMVAFDRTAQAGDPPSLASISVDNAMGAEIATRHLIELGHRRLAFVSGSVNSVNRRERLRGFRAALEAAGLDPADAIVWPGADATEFGDKDAAELGRNAARELLGGPRPPTAFVAINDMCAIGICRGAKDAGRSAGQDVSVVGFDDILLADLFEPPLTTVRQPLPEMAAETFQQLRARIDSAPAAGRSLLIRPRLVVRESTAPAPTGTTAAIPAPAGAGQPVAGRTA; translated from the coding sequence ATGAGCGGGGTAACGATCCATCAGGTCGCGGAGGCCGCGGGGGTCTCCGCGAGCACGGTCTCCAACGTCCTCAACGGGCGGACGGACCGTATGCAGGCGGCCACGCTGGCCCGCGTGGAGCAGGTGATCGAGCAGCTCAGCTACCGGCCCAACCGAGCCGCCCGGATGCTGCGCACCGGCCGCATCAAGGTCATCGGCCTCATCGTGCCGTCGGTGGCCAACCCCTTCTGGGGGGCGCTCGCCCGGGAGCTGGAGGCCATCGCGCTCGCCGAGGGGTACCACGTACTGCTCTGCAACAGCGAGCGCGACGCGGCCCGCGAGCTCAAGTACGGCGAGGAACTGCTCGCGGACGGGGTGAGCGGAGTGGTGCTCTGCTCCTCGCTGCCCTCGCTCGACCACATGACACCGCTGCTGAGCCGTGGGCTGAAGATGGTCGCCTTCGACCGCACCGCGCAGGCGGGCGATCCGCCGTCACTGGCCTCCATCAGCGTCGACAACGCGATGGGTGCCGAGATCGCCACCCGTCATCTGATCGAACTCGGTCATCGCCGGCTGGCGTTCGTCTCCGGCTCGGTCAACAGCGTCAACCGCCGAGAACGGCTGCGCGGCTTCCGGGCCGCCCTGGAGGCGGCCGGTCTCGACCCGGCCGACGCGATCGTCTGGCCCGGCGCGGACGCCACCGAGTTCGGTGACAAGGACGCGGCCGAACTCGGACGCAACGCCGCCAGGGAGCTCCTCGGCGGCCCGCGCCCGCCCACCGCGTTCGTCGCGATCAACGACATGTGCGCGATCGGGATCTGCCGGGGTGCCAAGGACGCCGGGCGCAGCGCCGGACAGGACGTCTCCGTGGTCGGCTTCGACGACATCCTCCTCGCCGACCTCTTCGAACCGCCGCTCACCACGGTCCGCCAGCCGCTGCCGGAGATGGCCGCGGAGACCTTCCAGCAGCTGCGGGCCCGGATCGACTCGGCCCCGGCGGCCGGCCGGTCACTGCTCATCCGGCCGAGGCTGGTCGTACGGGAGTCCACGGCCCCGGCGCCGACCGGTACGACCGCCGCGATCCCGGCACCGGCCGGCGCTGGGCAGCCGGTCGCGGGCCGGACGGCGTAG
- a CDS encoding SDR family NAD(P)-dependent oxidoreductase — protein sequence MSADLNGSRALVTGAGHGIGRAIAVALAEAGADVAVHYHSSADEAAKTVSAIEALGRRAKAFKADVTVTGDVDRLVEEATGFLGGLDVLVCNAGHLIGRATIAEMTDDHFDQVLSTNLTSTFRTVRAAIPHLKESSAGRIITMASLAAHNGGGPGSVAYAAAKAGVRGFTKGLAKELGSTGITVNAVAPGFIKGTAFHDTFTAPEAQQAMEAGIPVGRAGTPEDVGAAVVHLASPSSGFLTATTVDIDGGVWPR from the coding sequence ATGTCTGCTGATCTCAACGGCTCCCGCGCACTGGTGACAGGGGCGGGCCACGGCATCGGCCGCGCCATCGCCGTCGCGCTCGCCGAGGCCGGTGCGGACGTCGCCGTCCACTACCACTCCTCCGCCGACGAGGCCGCGAAGACGGTCTCGGCGATCGAGGCGCTGGGCCGCCGGGCGAAGGCGTTCAAGGCCGATGTCACGGTGACCGGCGATGTGGACCGGCTCGTCGAAGAGGCGACCGGCTTCCTCGGCGGGCTGGACGTGCTGGTCTGCAACGCGGGTCATCTGATCGGCCGGGCCACCATCGCCGAGATGACCGACGACCACTTCGACCAGGTCCTCTCCACCAATCTGACGTCCACGTTCCGCACCGTGCGCGCCGCGATCCCCCATCTGAAGGAGTCGTCGGCCGGCCGCATCATCACGATGGCCTCGCTGGCCGCGCACAACGGCGGCGGCCCCGGCTCGGTGGCCTACGCGGCGGCCAAGGCCGGTGTGCGCGGCTTCACCAAGGGCCTGGCCAAGGAGCTCGGCTCCACCGGCATCACCGTCAACGCCGTCGCGCCCGGCTTCATCAAGGGCACCGCCTTCCACGACACGTTCACCGCGCCCGAGGCGCAGCAGGCGATGGAGGCCGGCATCCCGGTCGGCCGGGCCGGCACCCCCGAGGACGTCGGCGCCGCGGTCGTCCACCTGGCCTCGCCGTCGTCCGGCTTCCTCACCGCCACCACCGTGGACATCGACGGTGGCGTGTGGCCGCGTTGA
- a CDS encoding ABC transporter substrate-binding protein, which translates to MQLKRRSLLAAIGAGTAAAALSGCGTGTSAAGSADGPAEGEITLLTPIYEGADGKTLLEKEILGGFRKKYPDVKVNVDYTTYDQLNEKITTGLAGGLLPDVLMMGVGWIPPFAAKKAIAELPEKFATAHDYEERVLEPSRYDGKLYALPVVLDTRIVVYRKDHFAEAGIKKTPANWAELRAVAKQLTKNGRVGFDPFSIHLRQCWETFLFANGGQLFSEDGKKVLFTDARGVEALQFFKDLVKDGSADYAKKTDLGAPTNVQTGKASMMMTSSALWTQVGEQTPDLIKDDKLGAFVLANRKPAMLQGGTLVTQSATSKHPAAARALVEYLATPESILGAAKQRGSVPGLKDLNDTSYVKENKFVDLSLQSMGHACSEGGTTAWMEIREKIKPTLEPAIVGNQSAKDAIAELGRLAEAAIGRM; encoded by the coding sequence ATGCAACTCAAAAGACGGTCGCTGCTTGCCGCCATCGGCGCCGGTACCGCTGCCGCCGCGCTCAGCGGGTGCGGAACCGGCACTTCGGCGGCAGGCTCCGCCGACGGTCCCGCCGAAGGTGAGATCACTCTGCTCACCCCGATCTACGAAGGTGCCGACGGCAAGACGCTGTTGGAGAAGGAGATACTCGGCGGCTTCCGGAAGAAGTACCCGGACGTCAAGGTGAACGTGGACTACACCACGTACGACCAGCTCAATGAGAAGATCACCACGGGGCTCGCGGGCGGTCTGCTGCCCGACGTGCTGATGATGGGCGTGGGCTGGATCCCGCCGTTCGCCGCGAAGAAGGCGATCGCGGAGCTGCCCGAGAAGTTCGCCACCGCGCACGACTACGAGGAGCGGGTGCTTGAGCCGTCCCGGTACGACGGCAAGCTGTACGCGCTGCCGGTCGTCCTCGACACCCGCATCGTCGTCTACCGCAAGGACCACTTCGCCGAGGCCGGCATCAAGAAGACCCCGGCGAACTGGGCCGAACTGCGCGCCGTGGCCAAGCAGCTGACCAAGAACGGCCGGGTCGGGTTCGACCCGTTCTCCATCCATCTGCGCCAGTGCTGGGAGACCTTCCTCTTCGCCAACGGTGGCCAGCTGTTCAGCGAGGACGGCAAGAAGGTGCTGTTCACCGACGCGCGCGGGGTCGAGGCGCTGCAGTTCTTCAAGGACCTGGTCAAGGACGGCTCCGCCGACTACGCCAAGAAGACGGACCTCGGCGCCCCGACCAACGTACAGACCGGCAAGGCGTCGATGATGATGACGTCCAGCGCGCTGTGGACCCAGGTCGGGGAACAGACGCCGGACCTGATCAAGGACGACAAGCTCGGAGCGTTCGTCCTCGCCAACCGCAAGCCCGCGATGCTCCAGGGCGGCACCCTCGTCACCCAGTCCGCCACTTCCAAGCACCCGGCAGCGGCCCGCGCTCTCGTCGAGTACCTCGCGACGCCCGAGTCGATCCTCGGTGCGGCCAAACAGCGCGGTTCGGTGCCTGGTCTCAAGGATCTCAACGACACCAGCTACGTGAAGGAGAACAAGTTCGTCGATCTTTCCCTGCAGAGCATGGGCCACGCGTGCTCGGAGGGCGGCACCACCGCCTGGATGGAGATCCGCGAGAAGATCAAGCCCACGCTGGAGCCCGCGATCGTGGGCAACCAGTCGGCGAAGGACGCCATCGCTGAACTCGGCCGGCTCGCCGAGGCCGCGATCGGCCGGATGTAA
- a CDS encoding carbohydrate ABC transporter permease, with product MATTELHAPRATSKSRPVKNGKPLTAGRVALYVTLTVVSLLMVVPFVWMVLTSLKTPVEIASQDAGLLPEHWEFGNYVDALKAAPFATYARNSFIIAFSHTLINVVVASMAGYALARIKFRGSEVIFYLFIAALMIPTYTKVLPEFLIVRFMPLAGGNDIFGQGGSGWLDSWWALIVPGAVTPFAVFLFRQFYLDLPVELEEAARLDGLGEFRIYARIMTPQVKPALTTVALLTFESSWNNFLWPLLVTRTDSLRVIQVGLSVFKTENGPQWHFLMAGTTLATLPMVILFLIGQRYFVQGFATAGLK from the coding sequence GTGGCAACAACTGAGCTGCACGCGCCGCGGGCCACGAGCAAGTCCCGGCCGGTGAAGAACGGCAAGCCGCTCACCGCCGGCCGGGTCGCGCTCTACGTGACCCTCACCGTCGTCTCGCTGCTGATGGTGGTGCCGTTCGTCTGGATGGTGCTCACCTCGCTCAAGACCCCGGTGGAGATCGCCTCCCAGGACGCCGGACTGCTGCCGGAACACTGGGAGTTCGGGAACTACGTCGACGCGCTGAAGGCGGCGCCGTTCGCGACGTACGCGCGCAACAGCTTCATCATCGCCTTCAGTCACACCCTCATCAACGTGGTCGTGGCGTCGATGGCCGGGTACGCGCTGGCGCGGATCAAGTTCCGGGGCAGCGAGGTCATCTTCTACCTCTTCATCGCCGCGCTGATGATCCCCACATACACCAAGGTGCTGCCGGAGTTCCTGATCGTCCGCTTCATGCCGCTGGCCGGCGGGAACGACATCTTCGGCCAGGGCGGCAGCGGCTGGCTCGACTCCTGGTGGGCGCTGATCGTTCCCGGCGCCGTCACCCCGTTCGCGGTCTTCCTCTTCCGCCAGTTCTATCTGGACCTCCCGGTGGAACTGGAGGAGGCGGCCAGGCTCGACGGTCTCGGCGAGTTCCGGATCTACGCCCGGATCATGACGCCGCAGGTCAAACCCGCGCTCACCACCGTGGCGCTGCTGACCTTCGAGTCGTCGTGGAACAACTTCCTCTGGCCACTGCTGGTGACCCGCACGGACAGCCTGCGGGTGATCCAGGTGGGACTCTCCGTCTTCAAGACGGAGAACGGCCCCCAGTGGCACTTCCTGATGGCCGGCACCACGCTGGCCACCCTGCCCATGGTCATTCTCTTCCTCATCGGCCAGCGCTACTTCGTGCAGGGCTTCGCGACCGCCGGTCTCAAGTGA
- a CDS encoding heparinase II/III domain-containing protein — MAALRRIARERGGWWHAYVCPAHGVELDHGDLLCGVFPEGGARCAYGCRVDDEAVRGAWLVLSHQAWARHLRVLAHRNERAESVSRLVEYAGLYASLATERHGEAQSWMLRGRLFHQALTDAIWAVNVGHAVITLAEQSTEDLAPVLPLLDALERAALDARDVLTGQGHLASNYTAWLNAAGVAASRGAAAARGQEWDGAGQWLEGEHGLYAHLRVAVADDGWEWEGSTYYHGFVLRAALLALRGTDPAAVPSDVVDVLAGMTDVLAAIATPGGILPALHDGPYLRGPLALEWLELVALAQQLAPSPALEAVAGRARAELGAQDDGLDRELDGWFAGPPLPQRPAPGAVTVFPTAGYAVLHHAGVHALLDFGPHGGSHGHRDKLSLYLYGDTTPWQPDPGQVPYAHAEFRDLYASTEAHPAFRVDGGEQAECTGRLLGSDGSSVTAEVTTAYEGVRAVRRVVLGDGYLVDLLTVRAEDERRLTAQLRPGVALDVQLQASGEVRTTWYGDETLHGWHTHTPGATVRPVSRPGPGPADDPQRVRTRVDFTARSQEVTFASVYQAASAGPAVADVRLDGDGVLTVSLTDGGSARFRTED; from the coding sequence GTGGCCGCGTTGAGGCGGATCGCCCGGGAGCGGGGCGGCTGGTGGCACGCGTACGTCTGCCCGGCGCACGGCGTGGAGCTCGACCACGGTGACCTGCTCTGCGGGGTGTTCCCCGAGGGCGGTGCGCGCTGCGCGTACGGCTGCCGGGTGGACGACGAGGCGGTGCGCGGCGCCTGGCTGGTGCTCTCGCACCAGGCGTGGGCGCGGCACCTGCGGGTGCTCGCCCACCGCAATGAGCGCGCCGAGTCCGTGTCGCGGCTGGTGGAGTACGCGGGGCTGTACGCCTCGCTGGCCACCGAGCGGCACGGCGAGGCCCAGTCCTGGATGCTGCGCGGCCGGCTCTTCCACCAGGCGCTGACCGACGCCATCTGGGCGGTGAACGTCGGGCACGCCGTGATCACGCTCGCCGAGCAGTCGACCGAGGACCTGGCGCCGGTGCTGCCGCTGCTGGACGCGCTGGAGCGGGCCGCTCTCGACGCCCGGGACGTGCTCACCGGTCAGGGCCACCTCGCCTCCAACTACACCGCGTGGCTCAACGCGGCCGGTGTGGCAGCGAGTCGGGGCGCTGCGGCGGCCCGTGGCCAGGAGTGGGACGGTGCCGGGCAGTGGCTGGAGGGCGAGCACGGGCTGTACGCGCATCTGCGGGTCGCGGTCGCCGATGACGGCTGGGAGTGGGAGGGCAGCACGTACTACCACGGGTTCGTGTTGCGGGCGGCGCTGCTGGCGCTGCGGGGCACCGACCCCGCGGCCGTGCCGTCGGACGTGGTGGACGTGCTGGCCGGGATGACGGATGTGCTGGCGGCGATCGCCACGCCGGGCGGCATCCTGCCGGCGCTGCACGACGGCCCGTATCTGCGTGGTCCACTCGCCCTGGAGTGGCTCGAACTCGTTGCGCTGGCCCAGCAGTTGGCGCCTTCACCGGCTCTTGAGGCGGTGGCCGGCCGGGCGCGTGCCGAGCTCGGCGCGCAGGACGACGGGCTCGACCGGGAGCTGGACGGCTGGTTCGCCGGCCCGCCGCTGCCGCAGCGCCCCGCCCCCGGTGCGGTGACGGTGTTCCCGACCGCCGGGTACGCGGTGCTGCACCACGCGGGCGTCCACGCGCTGCTGGACTTCGGTCCGCACGGCGGTTCGCACGGCCATCGCGACAAGCTGTCGCTGTATCTGTACGGCGACACCACCCCGTGGCAGCCCGACCCCGGCCAAGTGCCCTACGCGCACGCCGAGTTCCGCGATCTGTACGCATCGACCGAGGCCCATCCGGCGTTCCGGGTGGACGGCGGCGAACAGGCCGAGTGCACCGGGCGGCTGCTCGGTTCGGACGGTTCGTCCGTGACCGCCGAGGTGACGACCGCGTACGAGGGTGTGCGCGCGGTGCGCCGGGTGGTGCTCGGTGACGGCTATCTGGTCGATCTGCTGACGGTGCGGGCCGAGGACGAGCGGCGCCTCACCGCGCAGCTGCGCCCAGGTGTCGCGCTGGACGTCCAGCTCCAGGCCTCGGGCGAGGTCCGCACCACCTGGTACGGCGACGAGACCCTGCACGGCTGGCACACCCACACCCCGGGTGCGACCGTGCGTCCGGTCTCCCGGCCGGGCCCGGGTCCGGCCGACGACCCGCAGCGGGTGCGCACCCGGGTCGACTTCACCGCGCGGTCGCAGGAGGTCACCTTCGCGTCGGTGTACCAGGCGGCGTCGGCCGGGCCCGCCGTGGCCGATGTGCGGCTGGACGGTGACGGGGTGCTGACGGTCTCGCTGACCGACGGCGGTAGCGCACGGTTCCGGACGGAGGACTGA
- a CDS encoding SIS domain-containing protein: MAADAAYRLRALGCVVDAPVDPLTAQFAAAQLPPGAVCLAISHTGATRSTVDTARRARRAGAEVIGLTSYAQSPLSETCTHTLVAGGRTSSSGWKPRPAGSPTSSPWTRSPRLSSPFARPRRNGPSASPPTTPTDLAGWLWVSHAERVTHVPGDRHPETNHRCEV; this comes from the coding sequence GTGGCCGCCGACGCCGCCTACCGCCTGCGTGCCCTCGGGTGCGTCGTCGACGCCCCTGTCGACCCCCTCACCGCCCAGTTCGCCGCCGCCCAACTGCCTCCGGGTGCGGTCTGCCTGGCCATCAGCCACACGGGTGCCACCCGCAGTACCGTCGACACCGCCCGCCGTGCCCGCCGCGCGGGCGCCGAGGTCATCGGCCTCACCAGCTATGCGCAGTCGCCCCTGAGTGAGACCTGTACGCACACTCTCGTCGCCGGGGGCAGGACCTCGTCTTCGGGCTGGAAACCACGGCCAGCCGGATCGCCCACCTCGTCACCGTGGACGCGCTCACCCAGACTCTCCTCACCCTTCGCGCGACCACGGCGGAACGGACCCTCCGCCTCTCCGCCGACCACACCTACTGACCTGGCCGGGTGGCTGTGGGTGTCACATGCCGAACGCGTTACACATGTGCCTGGCGATCGGCATCCTGAAACGAATCATCGATGCGAGGTGTGA
- a CDS encoding ABC transporter substrate-binding protein, with protein sequence MLTRPARRAVAATALLIAVSTLSACGKGGAADDAAAPTGDVAVAGVHVTRDAKLHASLPSAIRAGGTVRVATDVPYAPFIMFKAEGRPELTGLDFDLGQALGAKLGVRFAFTAQKFDGIVPAVQAGKFDAVMSAMTDTRERQRVLDFVDYSVSGSGILVVKGNPDRIARLDDLCGKSVGTQAASHQLEVLKAHQSKCAEAGSDAVSIQTFPKDSDAQLALRSGKVVADLVTKPGAGWTAKTADGGRAFEVVEDPAAGGGYEATPNGIGVSKQLPGLTEAIQKALQALIDDGTLGKICDKYGAASIAVKQATRNAAVS encoded by the coding sequence TTGCTTACCCGCCCAGCCCGCCGCGCAGTAGCGGCCACCGCACTGCTGATCGCAGTGTCCACGCTGTCCGCATGCGGAAAGGGTGGCGCCGCCGATGACGCCGCCGCTCCCACCGGCGATGTCGCCGTCGCGGGCGTGCACGTCACCCGCGACGCGAAACTCCACGCCTCCCTGCCCTCGGCCATCAGGGCCGGCGGTACGGTCCGGGTGGCGACCGACGTACCGTATGCGCCGTTCATCATGTTCAAGGCCGAGGGGCGGCCCGAGCTCACCGGGCTCGATTTCGACCTCGGCCAGGCACTCGGCGCCAAGCTGGGGGTGCGATTCGCCTTCACGGCCCAGAAGTTCGACGGCATCGTGCCCGCCGTCCAGGCCGGCAAGTTCGACGCGGTCATGTCGGCCATGACCGACACCAGGGAGCGCCAGCGGGTCCTGGACTTCGTGGACTACTCCGTGTCGGGCTCGGGAATCCTCGTGGTCAAGGGCAATCCGGACCGGATCGCACGGCTCGACGATCTCTGCGGCAAGTCGGTCGGCACCCAGGCGGCCAGCCACCAGCTGGAAGTGCTGAAGGCACATCAGTCCAAGTGCGCCGAAGCGGGCAGTGACGCCGTCTCCATCCAGACGTTCCCGAAGGATTCCGACGCCCAACTCGCCCTGCGCTCGGGGAAGGTGGTCGCCGATCTGGTGACGAAGCCCGGCGCCGGCTGGACGGCGAAGACCGCCGACGGCGGCCGCGCCTTCGAAGTGGTCGAGGATCCCGCCGCGGGCGGTGGCTACGAGGCGACACCCAACGGCATCGGTGTCAGCAAACAGCTTCCCGGGCTGACCGAAGCGATCCAGAAGGCCCTGCAGGCACTCATCGACGACGGCACGCTCGGCAAGATCTGCGACAAGTACGGCGCCGCCTCCATCGCCGTGAAGCAGGCCACCAGGAACGCGGCGGTGTCCTGA
- a CDS encoding EamA family transporter, protein MPSFLPAGTAVPAAVLTAAVLHALWNAMAHRITDKLVGFTLINLAYTGCAAVMVCFTPIPEAGAWPFILVSAALEVLSQLFLLRAYQLGDFGQMYPIARGTAPLLVAVASVTVLGRPLAVAEMAGVLVISAGLAGLAFADGWPGRAQLPALAAAVATGVVIAGYTVVDGTGVHRSQTVIGYIAWLFLCQGPVLPLLALARRGRPLFAQLKPVRGIGLTGGAVSLLAYGLVIWAQAHGDLATVAALRETSILIAALIATLLFRERFGRLRLTAGAAVLAGIVVLELAHP, encoded by the coding sequence ATGCCTTCGTTCCTTCCTGCGGGCACAGCTGTGCCCGCAGCCGTGCTCACTGCCGCCGTTCTGCATGCCCTGTGGAACGCGATGGCCCACCGCATCACCGACAAACTGGTGGGTTTCACACTCATCAACCTCGCGTACACCGGCTGCGCGGCAGTCATGGTCTGTTTCACACCGATACCCGAGGCCGGGGCCTGGCCGTTCATCCTGGTCTCCGCCGCGCTGGAGGTGCTCTCCCAGCTCTTCCTCCTGCGCGCCTACCAGCTGGGGGACTTCGGCCAGATGTACCCCATCGCCCGTGGCACCGCGCCACTGCTCGTGGCGGTCGCCTCCGTGACCGTGCTGGGCCGGCCGCTCGCCGTCGCAGAAATGGCGGGGGTTCTGGTGATTTCCGCGGGTCTGGCCGGTCTGGCCTTCGCGGACGGGTGGCCCGGACGCGCCCAACTGCCCGCGCTCGCCGCGGCGGTGGCCACCGGAGTGGTCATCGCCGGTTACACAGTCGTCGACGGCACGGGCGTCCACCGCTCCCAGACCGTGATCGGCTACATCGCGTGGCTCTTCCTGTGCCAGGGCCCCGTCCTGCCGCTGCTGGCACTGGCCCGACGCGGCCGCCCCCTGTTCGCGCAGCTCAAGCCGGTCCGCGGGATCGGCCTGACAGGCGGTGCCGTCTCCTTGCTCGCCTACGGCCTCGTCATCTGGGCGCAGGCCCACGGCGACCTGGCGACCGTCGCCGCCCTGCGTGAAACCAGCATCCTCATCGCGGCGCTGATCGCCACCCTGCTCTTCCGCGAACGGTTCGGGCGGCTGCGTCTCACCGCCGGCGCGGCCGTCCTCGCCGGCATCGTCGTCCTCGAACTCGCCCATCCCTGA
- a CDS encoding carbohydrate ABC transporter permease, whose product MGATSVLKARPAPPSAPAGHTVTKKRSGRAPTGPGRRRQRAGMLMVAPALLHASLWIGLPVVASVVLAFTKYDVLTAPQFVGLDNFRDMLDDAVFRKSIVNTVIYTFFTVPFGMALGLLVALALHTGLKARGIFRTAVFIPQVTATVAIALVWLWIYNPGNGLLNTLLSFLGIDGPAWLSSTSWAMPSVILVGIWQGIGMKMLIYLAALQSLPKELYEAASVDGASKVRQFFSITLPLLKPATFFVLITSMISAFQSFDQIYILTDGGPGNSTTMMTFEIYKSAFREFRIGYASAQSLVLFVLLMGFTLVNRRIMGGTRGNN is encoded by the coding sequence GTGGGAGCTACATCCGTATTGAAGGCGCGCCCCGCGCCGCCCTCCGCCCCGGCCGGGCACACGGTCACGAAGAAGCGCTCCGGCCGGGCCCCGACGGGGCCGGGGCGCCGCAGGCAGCGCGCCGGCATGCTGATGGTGGCGCCCGCGCTGCTGCATGCCTCGCTCTGGATCGGTCTGCCGGTCGTCGCATCGGTGGTCCTGGCCTTCACGAAGTACGACGTGCTGACGGCGCCGCAGTTCGTGGGTCTGGACAACTTCCGCGACATGCTGGACGACGCGGTGTTCCGCAAGTCCATCGTCAACACCGTCATCTACACCTTCTTCACCGTCCCGTTCGGCATGGCGCTGGGGCTGCTCGTGGCCCTGGCACTGCACACCGGTCTGAAGGCCAGGGGCATTTTCCGTACCGCGGTCTTCATTCCCCAGGTGACGGCCACCGTCGCGATCGCGCTGGTCTGGCTGTGGATCTACAACCCCGGCAACGGGCTGCTGAACACACTCCTGTCCTTCCTCGGGATCGACGGCCCGGCCTGGCTCTCGTCGACCTCGTGGGCGATGCCGTCGGTGATCCTGGTCGGCATCTGGCAGGGCATCGGCATGAAGATGCTCATCTACTTGGCCGCGCTGCAGTCCCTGCCGAAGGAGCTGTACGAAGCGGCTTCGGTGGACGGCGCGTCCAAGGTGCGCCAATTCTTCTCGATCACTCTGCCGCTGCTGAAACCCGCGACGTTCTTCGTCCTCATCACGTCGATGATCAGCGCGTTCCAGTCCTTCGACCAGATCTACATCCTGACCGACGGCGGCCCGGGCAACAGCACCACGATGATGACGTTCGAGATCTACAAGTCCGCCTTCCGGGAGTTCCGCATCGGGTACGCCTCCGCGCAGTCACTGGTGCTGTTCGTACTGCTGATGGGCTTCACCCTGGTCAACCGGCGGATCATGGGAGGCACCCGTGGCAACAACTGA